Proteins from a single region of Caloramator sp. E03:
- a CDS encoding shikimate kinase, giving the protein MNDKININKNIVFIGMPGAGKTSVGKAVSQRLQLPFYDVDTYIENKEGQLIKDIFQQYGEEHFRRLESEAIIEVSKNCPSIISTGGGTVKISSNMEVLKSNSIIIFLNRPIENIIKDIDISVRPLLAGDVSKIYNLFKERYPLYKKYCDIEIINDMDFNSLIDEIIKCIRS; this is encoded by the coding sequence ATGAATGATAAAATTAATATAAATAAAAATATAGTTTTTATCGGGATGCCTGGTGCAGGAAAAACAAGTGTAGGGAAAGCAGTTTCCCAAAGGCTTCAGCTTCCATTTTATGATGTAGATACTTATATTGAGAATAAAGAAGGACAATTAATAAAAGATATTTTTCAACAATATGGAGAGGAACACTTTAGAAGACTAGAAAGTGAAGCAATAATAGAAGTTAGTAAAAATTGCCCTTCTATAATATCAACAGGTGGGGGCACAGTAAAGATTTCTTCTAATATGGAAGTTTTAAAATCAAATTCAATAATAATATTTTTAAATAGACCGATTGAGAATATAATAAAGGATATTGATATATCTGTTCGCCCTCTTTTAGCTGGAGATGTTTCAAAAATTTATAATCTTTTTAAAGAAAGATATCCTTTATATAAAAAATATTGCGATATTGAAATAATAAACGATATGGATTTTAATAGCCTTATTGATGAAATAATTAAATGTATAAGAAGTTAA
- the pheA gene encoding prephenate dehydratase — protein sequence MNDLLEIRRQIDNVDKEIVRLFEERMKLVLKVVEYKKLNNIDIFQSSREDEVIKNGIENLKDKRFQPYLEKYLNFIMKLSKELQSEVISSYEKNSIIVGFQGVSGSFSEQALFEYFGENTQTRAVEYFEDIFIDLKNNKIDYGILPIENSSTGAISEVYDLLNKYDFYITGEICLKVDQNLLGIPGATIEDIKEIYSHPQAFSQSSEFLKDHPNWKLIPYHNTAKSAEYVKNQNNKALAAIGSKRAAKIYGLDIIRANINFNSNNSTRFVVISKIMKEDNNNNKISIVFSIPHKVGCLYNVLRCFAENNLNLLKIESRPILNKPWEYFFYVDFEGNIKDEKVQNAIDAVKNNSLYLKILGNYKKHNDN from the coding sequence ATGAATGATTTATTAGAAATAAGACGTCAAATAGATAATGTAGATAAAGAAATTGTAAGATTATTTGAAGAACGTATGAAACTGGTATTAAAAGTAGTTGAATATAAAAAATTAAATAATATTGATATATTTCAAAGTTCAAGGGAAGATGAGGTTATTAAAAATGGTATAGAAAATCTAAAAGATAAAAGGTTCCAACCTTATCTTGAAAAATATTTAAATTTTATTATGAAATTAAGCAAAGAATTACAATCAGAAGTAATTTCTTCTTATGAGAAAAACAGTATAATTGTAGGTTTTCAGGGAGTTTCTGGTTCTTTTAGTGAACAAGCTTTGTTTGAGTATTTTGGGGAAAATACTCAAACAAGAGCTGTTGAATACTTTGAGGATATATTTATTGATTTAAAAAATAATAAAATTGATTATGGGATACTTCCTATAGAAAATTCTTCTACAGGGGCTATTTCTGAAGTCTATGATTTATTAAATAAATATGATTTTTACATTACTGGAGAAATATGTTTGAAGGTCGACCAAAACTTACTTGGTATTCCTGGTGCAACAATTGAGGATATAAAAGAAATATATTCTCATCCTCAAGCATTTAGTCAATCCAGTGAGTTTTTAAAAGATCATCCGAACTGGAAGCTTATCCCTTATCATAATACTGCAAAAAGTGCAGAGTATGTAAAAAATCAAAACAATAAAGCTTTAGCAGCAATTGGAAGTAAAAGGGCTGCAAAAATATATGGGTTAGATATTATTAGAGCTAACATAAATTTTAATAGCAATAATAGTACAAGATTTGTAGTTATATCAAAAATTATGAAAGAAGATAATAATAACAATAAAATTAGTATAGTGTTTTCTATTCCTCATAAAGTTGGATGTTTATATAACGTATTAAGATGTTTTGCTGAAAACAATTTAAATTTGCTTAAAATAGAGTCAAGACCAATTCTTAACAAACCTTGGGAATACTTTTTCTATGTTGATTTTGAAGGGAACATTAAAGATGAAAAGGTGCAAAATGCTATAGATGCAGTTAAAAATAATAGTCTATATTTAAAGATTTTAGGAAATTACAAAAAACATAATGATAATTAA
- a CDS encoding MarR family winged helix-turn-helix transcriptional regulator yields the protein MKDNLLDIREGTLHISLMKLIKAHRQRATEEFGKIGLTKGQPKILDYLSKNNGCIQRELAENCHIEPATVTSLLSNMEKANLIYRIANSKDRRVYNVFLTEKGMEVQKQVERIFYLIDEECFYGFSEEERKEAIDILNRL from the coding sequence ATGAAAGATAATTTACTTGATATAAGAGAGGGAACATTACATATATCTCTTATGAAGTTAATTAAAGCACATCGTCAAAGAGCAACTGAGGAATTTGGGAAAATAGGACTTACAAAGGGACAGCCTAAAATACTTGACTATCTCTCTAAAAATAATGGCTGTATTCAAAGGGAACTTGCTGAGAACTGTCATATTGAACCAGCAACAGTAACAAGTTTACTTTCAAATATGGAAAAGGCAAATTTAATCTACAGAATAGCAAATTCAAAGGATAGGCGTGTTTATAATGTTTTCTTAACTGAAAAAGGAATGGAAGTACAAAAGCAGGTTGAAAGAATATTTTACTTAATAGATGAAGAATGCTTTTATGGGTTTTCTGAAGAAGAGAGAAAAGAGGCAATAGATATTTTAAATAGGCTCTAG